In Deltaproteobacteria bacterium, a single window of DNA contains:
- a CDS encoding BtrH N-terminal domain-containing protein, whose protein sequence is GVFHLAYFPRPYRFHFNAHNLVVYGKENGRYLISDPVMETAESLNYDELMRVRWARGMFEPRGHMYYPAKIPSRIDLPAAIVKGIRRNCREMLSIPLPFFGVRGIRYVAGQVKKWPDKLGEKRASLYLGNFIRMQEEIGTGGGGFRFIYAAFLQEAAKALNNPRLRELSQEMTAIGDRWREFAAIGGRIIKKRNNEQESYEAMSAILAEIADREQHLFGALKKSVS, encoded by the coding sequence GGCGTGTTTCATCTGGCCTACTTCCCCCGCCCTTACCGGTTTCACTTCAATGCCCATAACCTGGTCGTCTACGGAAAAGAAAACGGACGCTACCTGATCAGCGATCCAGTCATGGAAACGGCGGAATCCCTCAATTATGATGAACTGATGCGGGTCCGTTGGGCCCGGGGCATGTTCGAACCCCGGGGGCACATGTACTATCCCGCAAAAATCCCCTCACGCATCGATCTGCCGGCTGCCATCGTCAAGGGTATCCGCAGAAACTGCCGGGAAATGCTGTCGATCCCGCTGCCCTTTTTTGGCGTCAGGGGCATCCGTTACGTCGCCGGGCAAGTCAAAAAATGGCCGGATAAACTGGGCGAGAAGCGGGCCTCCCTATACCTGGGGAATTTCATCCGGATGCAGGAGGAAATCGGAACCGGCGGTGGCGGTTTTCGCTTCATCTACGCGGCGTTTCTTCAGGAAGCCGCAAAGGCCCTGAACAACCCCCGGTTGCGGGAACTCTCCCAGGAAATGACCGCCATCGGTGACCGCTGGCGGGAATTTGCCGCCATCGGCGGTCGCATCATCAAGAAGCGCAACAATGAACAGGAAAGCTACGAGGCCATGTCCGCCATCCTGGCGGAAATCGCCGACCGGGAACAGCATCTTTTTGGCGCACTGAAAAAATCCGTCTCATGA
- a CDS encoding ABC transporter ATP-binding protein, with the protein MSNAPIIQASDLTKVYRGSSKPAVDQLNFNVPEGNIFGLLGPNGAGKSTTIMMLCGLLKIGAGTIRVFGLDVNRKAAEIRRQIGVAPQDIALFPNLTAHENLVYFCRMYGLKGHMIREAVQHYLEVFGLLDKVNMRVSHFSGGMKRRLNLIAALLHHPRLLILDEPTTGVDVQSRNMILGYLKKLRAEGVTILYSSHLLEEAEKLCSRFAIIDEGRLIAAGTLTEMLAANGGGENLEELFLHLTGKGIRD; encoded by the coding sequence ATGAGCAACGCACCTATAATACAGGCGTCCGATTTAACGAAAGTTTATCGGGGTTCATCGAAACCGGCCGTCGATCAATTGAACTTTAATGTACCGGAAGGGAACATTTTCGGCCTGCTGGGGCCGAACGGCGCGGGCAAGTCAACGACCATCATGATGCTCTGCGGGCTTTTAAAAATCGGCGCGGGGACCATCCGGGTCTTCGGCCTTGACGTCAATCGAAAAGCCGCCGAAATCCGCAGGCAGATAGGTGTGGCACCCCAGGATATCGCCCTGTTTCCCAACCTGACGGCACACGAAAACCTCGTTTATTTCTGCCGGATGTACGGCCTGAAAGGCCATATGATCCGCGAGGCCGTGCAGCATTACCTGGAGGTGTTCGGACTGCTCGACAAGGTGAATATGCGAGTTTCGCATTTTTCGGGGGGCATGAAAAGACGCCTCAACCTGATTGCGGCCCTGTTGCACCATCCGCGCCTGCTGATCCTCGACGAACCGACGACGGGGGTGGATGTGCAATCCCGCAACATGATTCTGGGTTACCTGAAAAAACTGCGGGCGGAAGGCGTGACCATTTTATACTCCTCGCACCTGCTCGAAGAAGCGGAAAAGCTCTGCTCACGCTTTGCCATTATTGATGAAGGCCGCCTGATCGCGGCCGGAACGCTGACCGAAATGCTTGCCGCCAACGGCGGCGGCGAGAACCTGGAAGAACTGTTTCTGCATCTGACAGGGAAAGGGATTCGAGATTGA
- a CDS encoding ABC transporter permease, whose product MKVLGTIWKELLLLVRDPGGLALIFIMPLALVIVMALIQDNTFREFQETRIDVLFIDEDRDTLSGHIEYSFQEASNLRLIKAVSGKHLTHETARRLVQRGNYQAAVILPPRATADLREKTKQAVDELFAHYGFGPATLAHDTPAVELQILFDPAIKANYKQALGSAVEKMVTGVQAEWLTEAIQKRFGGTAPEQPISIDLSQMIRVTQSVASENMQPDIAINSVQHNVPAWSMFAMFFILFPLAGNFIKEREEGSMLRLRLISGSQLPVISGKFVFYLFVCLLQLVLMIGVGLYIMPLLGLTRLAMGTNNLGVALTGLAVAMAATGYGLLIAVYFRTPQQALSFGSISVVILAALGGVWVPTLAMPHIMKHISPYSPLNWGLEAFNNLFLRNASTSVILPDLAKLVCFSLVALGASILIHKSRTVV is encoded by the coding sequence TTGAAGGTACTGGGGACGATCTGGAAAGAATTGCTCCTTCTTGTCCGTGATCCGGGAGGGCTGGCCCTGATTTTCATCATGCCCCTGGCCTTGGTCATCGTCATGGCCCTCATCCAGGACAACACCTTCCGTGAATTTCAGGAAACCCGCATTGACGTCCTTTTCATCGACGAGGATCGAGACACGTTGAGCGGACACATCGAGTACTCCTTCCAAGAAGCCTCCAATCTTCGTCTCATCAAGGCGGTATCGGGAAAACACCTGACGCATGAAACCGCAAGGCGTCTCGTCCAGAGAGGCAATTACCAGGCTGCGGTGATTCTCCCCCCCCGGGCCACGGCTGACCTGCGGGAAAAGACGAAGCAGGCCGTGGATGAGCTTTTTGCCCACTATGGCTTCGGACCCGCAACGCTGGCACACGACACCCCGGCGGTGGAGCTGCAGATTCTTTTCGACCCGGCCATTAAGGCCAACTACAAACAGGCTCTAGGCAGCGCCGTCGAGAAAATGGTGACGGGCGTGCAGGCGGAATGGCTGACCGAGGCCATACAGAAACGATTCGGAGGAACAGCCCCAGAACAGCCGATTTCAATCGATCTTTCCCAGATGATCCGTGTAACCCAATCTGTTGCATCAGAGAACATGCAACCCGATATCGCCATCAATTCTGTCCAACATAATGTTCCTGCCTGGTCCATGTTCGCCATGTTTTTTATTTTGTTTCCTCTGGCAGGCAATTTTATTAAAGAGAGGGAAGAAGGAAGCATGCTGCGGCTACGCCTGATTTCCGGCTCGCAACTGCCTGTTATTTCAGGAAAATTCGTCTTTTATCTCTTCGTCTGCCTGTTGCAACTGGTCTTAATGATCGGTGTTGGTTTGTACATCATGCCCTTACTGGGCCTCACCAGGCTGGCCATGGGAACGAACAATTTGGGCGTTGCCCTCACGGGCCTGGCGGTTGCCATGGCGGCAACGGGTTATGGCTTACTCATTGCCGTTTATTTCCGAACCCCTCAACAAGCCCTGTCCTTCGGTTCTATTTCCGTCGTCATCTTGGCTGCCCTGGGTGGCGTCTGGGTGCCGACATTGGCTATGCCGCATATCATGAAACACATCAGCCCCTATTCCCCCTTGAATTGGGGATTGGAGGCTTTTAATAACCTTTTTCTCAGAAACGCCTCAACCTCGGTGATCCTTCCCGATTTGGCAAAACTTGTCTGTTTTTCCCTGGTTGCCTTGGGGGCCAGTATACTGATCCATAAATCAAGAACCGTTGTTTAA
- a CDS encoding acyl carrier protein: MEELIPQIKIQILERLIIEEMDPKDLDEDMPLFGETTGLDSIDALELVVMLEKCYGIKITDAKVARKILMTVRTIAEYVYEHREI; encoded by the coding sequence ATAGAAGAACTGATCCCACAAATTAAAATACAGATTCTCGAGCGGCTGATTATCGAAGAGATGGATCCGAAAGATCTCGATGAAGATATGCCCCTGTTCGGCGAAACAACGGGTTTGGACTCGATCGACGCCCTGGAGCTGGTTGTCATGCTGGAAAAATGTTACGGCATTAAAATTACCGATGCCAAGGTGGCAAGGAAGATTCTTATGACTGTGCGTACCATTGCCGAATATGTCTATGAGCACCGGGAAATATGA
- a CDS encoding beta-ketoacyl-[acyl-carrier-protein] synthase family protein: MNRRVFITGYGVITAIGNDVKENFASLRDREHGFRRLEFLDTLHREDIYCCEVKESDAALCRRAGVPDNAAYTRTTLLGLIAVKEAIASAGLSREEVSESGLISATTAGGIRELETHFQELQSHATTGDFLAFLDTVDPGQHTERLAEALNIKQYLATVSTACSSAANSLIFGARLIRNGLADRMICGGAESLSKVTINGFNALMILDRGHCKPFDRNRCGLNLGEGAAYIVLEAEEIVLRSGRKAIAELNGYANVNEAFHQTASSPEGAGALKAMRKCLDMAGIPPSAVDYINAHGTGTENNDLSEGLAMQTLFANGTPPFSSTKPYTGHTTSAAGSVEAAFCLIAFEQDVIYPNLNFNLPIQELGIRPVTELKTKANLKTILSNSLGFGGSATSLLFTKC, from the coding sequence ATGAATAGGCGTGTTTTCATTACCGGTTACGGTGTCATCACTGCAATCGGTAACGATGTTAAGGAAAATTTTGCGTCCCTACGGGATCGGGAACATGGTTTTCGTCGTCTCGAATTCCTGGATACACTGCACCGCGAGGATATCTATTGCTGTGAAGTCAAGGAATCGGACGCGGCGTTATGCCGACGTGCCGGGGTACCGGACAATGCCGCCTATACCCGCACCACCCTGCTAGGCCTCATTGCCGTCAAAGAAGCCATTGCCTCGGCAGGACTCTCGCGTGAGGAGGTAAGTGAATCCGGCCTCATTTCGGCCACCACAGCCGGTGGTATCCGGGAGTTGGAAACCCACTTCCAGGAGTTGCAAAGCCATGCAACCACGGGGGATTTTCTCGCCTTTCTGGATACGGTAGATCCCGGCCAACATACGGAACGTCTGGCGGAAGCTTTGAATATCAAGCAATATCTCGCCACAGTCAGTACGGCCTGTTCATCGGCCGCTAACTCCCTGATTTTTGGTGCCCGGCTAATCAGAAACGGCCTGGCCGACCGCATGATCTGTGGCGGTGCCGAATCCCTGTCTAAGGTAACGATCAATGGTTTCAATGCGCTGATGATTCTGGACAGGGGGCATTGCAAGCCCTTCGACCGAAATCGCTGCGGCCTCAATCTGGGCGAGGGAGCGGCGTACATTGTTCTTGAAGCGGAAGAGATCGTCCTGCGCTCCGGCAGAAAGGCGATTGCGGAACTGAACGGTTATGCCAACGTCAACGAGGCCTTCCATCAAACAGCCTCTTCGCCTGAGGGTGCGGGAGCGTTGAAAGCAATGCGAAAATGTCTGGATATGGCCGGCATACCGCCCTCTGCGGTTGACTACATTAATGCCCACGGCACGGGAACGGAGAATAACGACCTGTCGGAGGGATTGGCCATGCAAACCCTGTTCGCCAATGGAACACCCCCTTTCAGTTCGACCAAGCCCTACACGGGGCACACTACTTCGGCGGCGGGTAGTGTTGAGGCGGCATTCTGTCTCATCGCCTTTGAGCAAGATGTGATTTACCCAAACCTCAATTTTAACCTTCCAATACAAGAGCTTGGCATCCGTCCAGTGACAGAACTGAAGACCAAAGCGAACCTTAAAACGATTCTCTCCAATTCCCTGGGCTTCGGAGGCAGCGCCACATCGCTGCTCTTTACCAAATGTTGA
- a CDS encoding CBS domain-containing protein — protein MKTVKDVLEAKGNSQIWSISPNASALEAVKLMDDKNVGALLVIDGEKLVGVIAERDIARRLVLKSRSSRDTIVKDIMTSDLYGVPADTEIEKCLMLMTEKRVRHLPVFENDHLVGVISIGNIVKSVILRQDSLIENLQDYILGKYI, from the coding sequence ATGAAAACAGTTAAGGATGTTTTGGAAGCGAAGGGTAACAGTCAGATATGGTCCATTTCCCCTAATGCCTCGGCACTCGAAGCCGTGAAACTGATGGATGACAAGAATGTAGGGGCACTGTTGGTAATTGATGGAGAGAAACTTGTTGGAGTCATTGCCGAGAGAGATATCGCCCGCAGACTTGTTCTGAAAAGCAGGTCTTCCCGGGATACGATTGTCAAGGACATCATGACATCCGATCTCTATGGTGTGCCAGCGGATACGGAGATTGAAAAATGCCTGATGCTGATGACGGAAAAAAGGGTGCGCCACCTTCCGGTCTTCGAAAACGACCATTTGGTCGGCGTGATTTCGATTGGCAATATTGTTAAATCGGTTATCCTCAGGCAGGATAGCCTGATTGAAAATCTGCAGGACTACATCCTTGGCAAGTACATCTAA
- a CDS encoding ferritin family protein: MDKTMLEKIFSDAIEREIESFEFYQTVSQRVTNQDVKRTFEELAQEELGHKALLTRFREDPDLLTKINIPSQDYKVAEATELPKFDINMKPADAIALAMKKEEEAVKFYRGMAAISQDEEIKKQFEYLAGMELGHKTRLENVFVEIGYPEVF; this comes from the coding sequence ATGGATAAGACTATGCTGGAAAAGATTTTTTCCGATGCTATTGAAAGGGAAATCGAATCCTTCGAATTTTACCAGACTGTGAGCCAGAGGGTTACCAACCAGGACGTCAAGAGGACTTTTGAGGAATTGGCACAGGAAGAACTGGGCCACAAAGCGCTGTTGACGCGTTTCAGGGAAGACCCGGATCTCCTGACAAAAATCAATATTCCCTCGCAGGATTACAAAGTCGCCGAAGCCACGGAGCTTCCGAAATTTGACATCAACATGAAGCCCGCCGACGCGATTGCCTTGGCCATGAAGAAAGAAGAGGAGGCTGTGAAGTTTTACCGGGGCATGGCCGCCATAAGCCAGGACGAGGAAATCAAAAAACAGTTCGAGTACCTGGCCGGGATGGAGCTGGGGCATAAAACCCGGCTGGAAAACGTTTTCGTGGAAATCGGCTATCCCGAGGTTTTTTAA
- the fdhF gene encoding formate dehydrogenase subunit alpha, whose protein sequence is MDTMTITMNGKEYVARQGQTILEVARANGIFIPSLCHHQKTQNIGACRVCVVEVEGARSLVASCCMPVSPGMVIKTNTQRVVEAQRMVVELLWASGDHNCLTCDQNGNCELQDLIYRLKIDQPRFEIEPPGYDLDKTGVMISRDPNKCVLCGRCIVACNHVVVNEVLSFVHRGSHMQVACDYDLPMGTSTCVQCGECAQICPVGAITDKKAHGGGRPWELEKINTTCPYCGVGCQVTVHVNREENRIVKVTGREIPPNDGMLCVKGRYGYEFPSSPNRLTQPMIKKNGKHVPVSWDEALDYTAARIREIVDRDGPDVFSAFGSGRVPNETNYAIMKFTRAVVKSNNVDHCARTUHAPTVAGLAAAFGSGAMTNSIRELEDAKVIFVIGSNTTEAHPVISYYIKRAVKKGAILIVNDPRRIDLVKWATMYVQHKPGTDIPYINGLINEIFKNGWEDKKYLAEHTENPDEIREWVKDYPVEKASEICGVPVETMKKVAEILGKAEVANVCYTLGITEHICGTDNVKTLANLQMVLGNIGSYAGGLNPLRGQNNVQGACDMGALPNVYQTYQAVDNPAVREKFEQAWGVTGLPDKPGYMKPTMLHKALTGGTKILYCVGDNPVQTDPHMANTIKEIEALEFFVCVDIFPNLTTPYADVILPDCAWGEVDGTFTNTERRVQMVRKALEPPGDARPQWWVLQELAKRINGYDLGFTSAEAVFEDMRKTSTSYAGITYERIQDIGLQWPCPTLEHPGTPLLHTSGNFTRGRGLFHHTVHIPPAELPDDEYPFYLSTGRRLWHYHSATQTRHSVGLEEIFPEELMEISPVDAERLGIKTGDTVQATSRRGEITLKAWVTDRSAPGVCWCAFHFVEACGNVLTIDRFDPVTETAEYKVCAIKIEKVEDGTEPVSWAARQARP, encoded by the coding sequence ATGGATACAATGACAATTACAATGAACGGGAAAGAATATGTAGCACGACAAGGACAAACCATTCTCGAGGTGGCACGAGCCAATGGAATTTTCATTCCCAGCCTCTGCCATCACCAGAAAACTCAAAATATCGGTGCATGCCGCGTTTGTGTGGTGGAAGTTGAAGGCGCCCGGTCACTTGTCGCTTCCTGCTGTATGCCGGTCAGCCCGGGTATGGTGATAAAAACGAATACACAAAGGGTTGTGGAGGCACAGCGTATGGTTGTGGAGCTGCTTTGGGCTTCAGGAGACCATAACTGCCTGACTTGCGATCAAAATGGTAATTGCGAACTACAGGATCTTATTTATCGGCTTAAGATCGACCAACCTCGCTTTGAGATCGAACCGCCGGGTTACGATCTCGATAAGACCGGTGTCATGATTTCGCGAGATCCCAATAAGTGTGTGCTATGTGGGCGCTGCATCGTCGCCTGCAATCATGTGGTGGTGAATGAAGTGCTCAGTTTTGTCCATCGGGGAAGCCATATGCAGGTTGCCTGCGATTACGATTTGCCCATGGGCACTTCCACATGTGTGCAATGCGGGGAATGCGCCCAGATTTGTCCGGTTGGTGCAATCACCGATAAAAAAGCACACGGTGGAGGAAGACCGTGGGAACTGGAAAAAATAAACACGACCTGTCCTTATTGTGGTGTTGGGTGTCAGGTGACGGTTCATGTGAACCGTGAGGAAAATCGTATCGTCAAGGTGACCGGGCGGGAAATTCCTCCCAATGACGGTATGCTATGCGTCAAAGGACGCTACGGGTATGAATTCCCGTCCAGCCCGAACAGGCTGACCCAACCCATGATCAAGAAAAATGGCAAGCACGTCCCGGTTTCCTGGGATGAAGCCCTGGACTATACGGCGGCTCGTATTCGTGAAATCGTTGATCGGGACGGTCCCGATGTCTTTTCCGCCTTTGGTTCCGGGCGTGTTCCAAACGAGACCAATTACGCGATCATGAAATTTACACGGGCGGTGGTGAAAAGCAACAATGTCGATCACTGCGCCCGTACCTGACACGCTCCCACAGTCGCCGGTCTGGCGGCAGCATTTGGTAGCGGGGCCATGACAAATTCCATTCGAGAGCTGGAAGACGCCAAGGTGATTTTCGTTATTGGTTCGAACACAACGGAAGCCCATCCGGTTATTTCCTATTATATCAAACGGGCGGTGAAGAAAGGGGCGATTCTGATTGTCAACGATCCACGCCGAATCGATCTCGTTAAATGGGCGACAATGTATGTGCAGCATAAACCCGGAACGGATATTCCTTATATTAATGGTCTGATCAACGAGATTTTCAAGAACGGTTGGGAGGACAAAAAATACCTTGCTGAACACACTGAAAATCCCGATGAGATCCGCGAATGGGTTAAAGACTATCCCGTGGAAAAGGCGTCTGAAATCTGCGGAGTTCCCGTGGAAACCATGAAGAAGGTGGCGGAGATACTCGGCAAAGCCGAGGTTGCCAATGTCTGTTACACCCTTGGTATTACAGAGCATATTTGTGGAACCGACAACGTGAAAACCCTGGCCAACCTCCAGATGGTTCTGGGCAATATCGGTTCCTATGCCGGGGGACTGAACCCATTACGCGGCCAGAACAACGTTCAGGGGGCTTGCGATATGGGGGCTCTTCCGAACGTCTATCAAACCTACCAGGCGGTGGATAATCCGGCGGTCAGAGAAAAATTTGAACAGGCCTGGGGTGTCACGGGATTGCCGGATAAACCGGGCTACATGAAACCGACCATGTTACACAAAGCCTTGACCGGCGGAACCAAGATTCTTTATTGCGTCGGCGACAACCCGGTGCAGACCGATCCGCACATGGCCAATACCATAAAGGAGATAGAAGCACTGGAGTTCTTCGTCTGTGTCGATATTTTCCCGAACCTCACCACCCCCTATGCGGATGTCATTTTACCTGACTGCGCATGGGGCGAAGTGGACGGCACTTTCACCAATACGGAGCGCCGGGTCCAAATGGTACGTAAAGCTTTGGAGCCCCCCGGAGACGCCCGGCCGCAGTGGTGGGTTCTGCAGGAACTGGCGAAGCGGATCAACGGCTACGACCTTGGTTTTACCTCTGCAGAGGCGGTTTTTGAGGATATGAGAAAAACATCCACTTCCTATGCGGGCATTACCTACGAACGCATCCAGGACATCGGTCTGCAGTGGCCCTGCCCAACTCTGGAGCATCCCGGCACTCCTTTACTCCACACTTCCGGTAATTTTACCCGTGGACGTGGGTTGTTCCATCACACGGTTCATATTCCACCAGCGGAACTGCCTGATGACGAATACCCGTTCTACCTGTCAACAGGTCGTCGCCTGTGGCATTATCACTCGGCGACTCAAACAAGACACTCTGTTGGGTTGGAAGAGATTTTCCCTGAGGAATTGATGGAAATTAGCCCTGTGGATGCAGAAAGACTGGGAATCAAAACGGGAGACACGGTTCAGGCAACGAGCAGGCGTGGTGAAATTACGCTGAAGGCATGGGTCACGGATCGTTCCGCTCCCGGCGTATGCTGGTGTGCGTTCCATTTCGTGGAAGCATGCGGGAACGTGCTGACCATTGACCGATTCGATCCCGTCACTGAAACGGCGGAATACAAGGTATGCGCCATCAAGATCGAAAAGGTGGAGGACGGCACGGAACCGGTCAGCTGGGCAGCAAGGCAAGCCAGGCCCTGA
- a CDS encoding 2Fe-2S iron-sulfur cluster binding domain-containing protein: MSLVNLKIDNIDVQVKAGTTILQAARQVGIVIPTLCAWTEINHTPGACRVCMVEVDGQRSLIAACVFPVGEGMVVRTNSARVRTARKMVVELLLSNHPLECNYCNRNGNCELQKVAEIVGLRDVRFEQPVFDKEEWIDHSSLSIVRDMRKCINCHRCITVCESIQTVSVLTPAFRGKDIRVSPAFDLPLVESNCVACGQCILACPVGALHEKEDIDEVWAVLQDRTKHVVVQEAPAIRAALGEEFGMPPGSLVTGKMIAALRRLGFDKVFDTNFTADLTIIEEGNELLKRVKEGGTLPMITSCSPGWIKFCEHFYPDLLDHLSTCKSPQQMFGALAKTYYAEFAGIDPKDIVVVSIMPCTAKKFEAARPEMTSSGYRDVDYVLTTRELARMIKEAGIDFNTLPDEGYDAPMGEYTGAGTIFGATGGVMEAAIRTVYAVVTGEDLPDLNIAPVRGLDGVKEATLTVGALGDVKVAVAHGLGNARRLLDKIRKGTADYTFIEVMCCPGGCISGGGGPIPTDNAIRQLRAAALYQDDALVQTYRQSHESPSIKKIYETFLKEPLGQKSHELLHTHYLRRGDELPQSTYEEVWENPERHA; the protein is encoded by the coding sequence ATGTCCTTAGTAAATCTTAAAATTGACAATATCGATGTGCAGGTCAAGGCAGGAACGACGATTCTGCAGGCGGCCCGTCAGGTGGGGATTGTCATTCCTACTCTTTGCGCCTGGACCGAGATTAATCATACCCCTGGTGCCTGCAGGGTTTGTATGGTTGAAGTGGATGGACAGCGCAGCCTCATTGCGGCATGTGTTTTCCCGGTTGGCGAAGGGATGGTGGTGCGGACCAATTCGGCGCGGGTACGGACCGCCCGAAAAATGGTGGTAGAACTTCTCCTTTCCAATCATCCGTTGGAATGCAATTACTGTAATCGAAACGGTAATTGCGAATTGCAAAAAGTAGCCGAAATAGTCGGTCTTCGAGATGTTCGCTTTGAGCAGCCCGTCTTTGACAAGGAGGAATGGATTGACCATTCCAGTCTGTCCATTGTACGGGATATGCGCAAATGCATCAACTGTCACCGATGTATTACCGTCTGTGAATCCATTCAGACGGTCAGCGTTCTGACCCCGGCTTTTCGAGGGAAAGACATCCGGGTCAGTCCCGCCTTTGATCTGCCCTTGGTCGAATCAAACTGCGTCGCCTGCGGTCAGTGTATCTTGGCCTGCCCCGTGGGTGCCCTTCACGAGAAGGAAGATATTGATGAAGTCTGGGCGGTACTGCAGGACCGGACGAAGCATGTCGTGGTTCAAGAGGCCCCGGCCATACGTGCAGCCCTTGGCGAAGAGTTTGGTATGCCTCCCGGTTCGTTGGTGACGGGAAAGATGATTGCCGCCTTACGCCGTCTGGGCTTCGACAAGGTGTTTGATACCAACTTTACGGCTGATCTGACTATCATAGAGGAAGGGAATGAACTCCTGAAGAGGGTCAAGGAGGGGGGTACGCTCCCCATGATAACCTCTTGCAGTCCGGGATGGATCAAGTTCTGTGAACATTTTTATCCCGACTTGCTTGATCATCTTTCCACCTGCAAATCTCCTCAGCAGATGTTCGGTGCCCTGGCCAAGACTTATTATGCCGAATTTGCCGGTATCGACCCCAAGGATATCGTGGTCGTGTCCATTATGCCCTGCACGGCCAAGAAATTCGAGGCGGCACGGCCGGAAATGACCAGCAGTGGATATAGGGATGTTGACTATGTTCTGACAACTCGCGAACTGGCGCGGATGATCAAGGAAGCGGGTATTGATTTCAATACCCTTCCGGATGAGGGCTATGATGCCCCCATGGGCGAGTACACGGGTGCCGGGACGATATTTGGTGCTACGGGTGGTGTTATGGAAGCAGCTATCCGTACGGTTTACGCGGTCGTTACCGGTGAGGACCTTCCAGATTTGAATATTGCCCCGGTTCGTGGCCTCGACGGTGTGAAGGAAGCAACCCTTACTGTCGGTGCTCTCGGCGATGTAAAGGTGGCGGTTGCACACGGTCTTGGCAATGCTCGGCGGCTGTTGGACAAAATCCGGAAAGGTACGGCAGACTATACATTTATTGAGGTCATGTGTTGTCCCGGCGGATGTATTTCCGGTGGTGGTGGCCCAATCCCCACAGACAATGCAATCCGCCAGTTGAGAGCCGCCGCCTTGTATCAGGATGATGCCCTGGTACAGACTTATCGTCAATCCCATGAAAGTCCTTCGATAAAAAAAATATATGAAACGTTTCTGAAAGAACCGCTGGGACAAAAATCCCATGAGCTTCTCCACACCCACTATCTCAGGCGAGGTGACGAATTGCCACAGAGTACTTATGAAGAAGTGTGGGAGAATCCGGAACGTCATGCATAG